TAGGGCGGGCCGTCATGCAGGGTGAACACCGGACCGGGATTGTTGCGTCCCAACGCCAGGTCGATGCCTTTGTCTTTCCAGAAGGCTTGGAGTTCCGGTTCGCGGTGGATGGCATTGGCACGCATGCCAAAGCCCGTCTCCAGCAGGTTGAGGGTGTCTTTGTATGACGGGCGCTTATCAGCGTCCTGGCCTGTCTGCTGGGTCACGTTGGCGCTGTAGCAAAGAGAATTATCAGTCTTCGTCGGTGCGTGCTGTGTTGGAAGCTGAGTTGGAAGCGCTGTTAGAGGCAGTGTCCTTACTGCCGTCTTCGCTGCGATCCGTGCTCGCCTCAGCGCTGGTTCCGTTCAGGGCTTCATCTGGGGCTTCATCGCTGTTGGACGGTGGAGGTGCCTCCTGAGCTTCCAGGGATGGTTCTGGGCTGTCTGGGCGGACCCAGCGCTTCGGGCGTTTTGGCGTTGTGACTTGTGCTTCCGGTTTGACGGCGTCGTTGCTGTCGCCATCGCCACTGCTGTCGTCGTTGTTGTTGGCTTCTTTTTTTTCACCCGTTCCAGTTGTTTCCTTGATTTCGCCACCGGCAGGGGCGTCGAGGTCTGCCCCTGTGGATGACTCATCAGGGCGGACCCAGCGTTTGTTGGTTCCAGTTTTTGCGGCTGGTTTCAGGCTTTTGAGCGTGTCTGCCGTTGCGCTCACAAGGCTGGCCAAGACGGTGGTGAGTTGTTGCAGGCTGGTGGTCCAGCGTTCCCGGGAGCCAAGTCTTTGTCGTTCCTCATCACTGAGTTGTTGCCAGCGGGCCTGAGCGACTTCTGCTCCGAGGCGGCTGATCAGCAAGCCAGCGCAGGCCACTCCCAGCATGGGAGCGCCTCGTAGTCGATCACTGCTGGTCACGAGGACCAGGCCAAGCAGAAGAACGATGGCTCCCCAGGCGCCATCGCGGGGACGACTGAGTTCCGTGGCGAGCAGTGGCAGCAGCAGAACGGCGAGCCCCGCCAGCAAACAGAGATCTCCAGTAAGAGTGGCCAGCATCGATGGATGTGGGGACGACGTTGTCATCATTCTGGGTCGATGTTTAGGATTCGCTTCTGCCCATCTGGCGGAATTGGTAGACGCGCTGGTTTTAGGTACCAGTGACTTCGGTTGTGCGAGTTCAAGTCTCGCGGTGGGCATTCCTTTTCCTAGATTGGTGTTGCTTGTAGCAGCAGGCAACACAGGAATTTTTTGATGACTCAGGCACTCGCACAACCGGAGAGCTCGGGATCGACGCCCCGACTTCGGTCAGTGCCTAAGGAGTTTGTCGATCCACCGTCTGCATGGAACCCCACCGTTGGCCTGTTCTTGGGCGGGTACGGCTTGGCAGCTTTGACGACTTGGGGTTGGTTTGTGGGTGGTTGGCCGTTGCCCCTGCTGCTGATTGGCGGATTTTTAGCGCTCCATTTGGAGGGCACCGTCGTGCACGATGCCTGTCATAACGCGGCTCATCCAGTTCCTTGGGTGAACCAATTGATGGGGCACGGCTCAGCCTTGCTGTTGGGATTCAGTTTTCCTGTGTTTACACGGGTGCATCTACAACATCACTCACATGTGAATGATCCCAAGCATGATCCTGATCACATTGTGAGTACATTTGGCCCTCTCTGGTTAATTGCTCCCAGATTTTTCTATCACGAGTTTTTCTTCTTTCAACGAAAGCTCTGGAAGCGTTGGGAGTTGATGCA
This portion of the Synechococcus sp. ROS8604 genome encodes:
- a CDS encoding Ycf66 family protein; protein product: MLATLTGDLCLLAGLAVLLLPLLATELSRPRDGAWGAIVLLLGLVLVTSSDRLRGAPMLGVACAGLLISRLGAEVAQARWQQLSDEERQRLGSRERWTTSLQQLTTVLASLVSATADTLKSLKPAAKTGTNKRWVRPDESSTGADLDAPAGGEIKETTGTGEKKEANNNDDSSGDGDSNDAVKPEAQVTTPKRPKRWVRPDSPEPSLEAQEAPPPSNSDEAPDEALNGTSAEASTDRSEDGSKDTASNSASNSASNTARTDED